AGGGTCAGAACTATTCCAAGAAATTTGAGCAGCTTGAACATTTCCAACATTATCCGTATACTTTGTAGTATACTGATATGTATTGTTGATGGTTAATTCCTGAATAGGGTTGTTAATAGATAATTTCTCCTCAACGGTATCATTGATAATATCGTTATCAATACAGCTTTGAAATAAGAAAACAAAGACAAGTAAAAACTGAAGGTGTTTCATGTGATTATTTTTTATAGTTGAGAGTTTTGTCGAGAAAAAAAGGAATCATTACATCAGATTGATGTATTTTAGTTTCCTATTTTATTTAACAACACATGTTTAATAACCCATTACTTTTTTTTATTTGCTCATTAGGAGTGTTTAATGGTATTTTGGTAAGTATGTTCTTTTTGTTTTTTGATAGAACTAAAAGAGTTTCTAATTTCCTATTTGGATTATTGGTTTTTTTTCTAAGCTTACGAATAGGGAAATCTGTATATAGGATATTTTATGAAAACCATGATTTGTTAATAATGCAAATAGGTTTGTCAGCCTGTTTTATGATTGGAATATCACTTTTTTACTATTTAAAAGCATCTGTTGAAAATAGAAAAGAGATACCTAAAAGTTGGAAGGTTCATTTTGTTATATTATTGATATTCATTTGTGTAGTGGGGATAGTAAAACCTTATAAAACAAGTGCCGATTTTTGGAGATGGTTTGTATGGGTGATTTATGGTTCTTGGGGATTGTATTTATTAATGTCTACATATGTCTTAAAACCAATATTGTCAAAAATAATATTGAGAAAAGCAAAATGTTCTACTTCAGAGTTTTGGTTGATTGGTGTTTTAGTTGGTAATTGGTTAATTTATGGAGCATATATCATAGGATATTACTATTTATATTTAATAGGTACCATTACTTTTTCGATTGTGTTTTACGGATTGTTGTTTTTCTTTTTACTGAAAAGTAATAGAGAATCTATTTTTAAGGATTTACCAGAAAGGTATTCTTCAAAAAAGATTGAAGAAGATGAAGTTTCTATATTAAAAAGAAAACTAGACACATTAATGAAGGAAGAAGAAGTGTATAAAAAATCAGATGTGAAGTTGTCTATGATTTCTAAAAAGATAGGGGTTTCTTCTCATAAGTTATCACAATTTTTAAATGACAATTTAGGAAAAAGCTTCGCAACCTTTCTTAATGAATATAGGATTGAAGAAGCGAAACGGTTATTAAAAGAAAATGATAACATAACACTGGAATCTATAGGTTTTGAAGCAGGGTTTTCTTCAAAATCTAACTTTTACGCTACATTTAAAAAATTAGTTGGGCAAACACCTGCTCAATATCAAAAAGCACACTTTCAGTAGGTTGTGAGTACAGGATTATAATTTAGGACGCCTGTATTATAACTTATCATCAAAATAGAAAAGCATTTTAAGAGGTTTGATGAAAATTAAAATCTTTTAATATGAAAATCCTATTTACATCCATTTTTGTAGTACTAACTTCAAGTTGTTTTTCTCAGGGAGGGCAACAATCTCTAAAAGGAGAATTACTTTTCAATACTTATAATGCAAAGCGGAAAAAAGTGATTAACTATGATAAGAGTTTTGTGTCTGATGATCAGTTAATTTATGAAAGTATTAATAAGCAGGAATCAGCGAATGTATCAGAAAAAGAACAAATCAAAAGAGTACTTAAAAAATACATGAATGGAAGTTCCTATAACAAACTTAAAATGTTAGAAAGTGCTTTTTCTGAGAATGCTACGCTTTATTTAACCAGTAGAGAAGGTTTTAAAAGGTATACACCAAAAGATTATGTTGGTTTTTTTAAGAACGGTGTGCCTGGTAAGTTTAATGGTAGAGAAGCTAAAATATTAGCTATTGAAATGGTTAAAGATATTGCAACAGCGAAAGTAGAAATTGCTTTCCCTGTAAGAAAGATGATATATGTAGATCTTTTTTTATTGAAAAAATTTGAAGATGGTTGGAAAATAATAAGTAAAACTGCTACTAGGGTAGATAATGGAGAATAACAGGATACTAAAAGTAATTTTGATAGTTGTACTCTGTGTAAATTTTGAGTTTATTAAAGCTCAAGACGCTGTGGTAAAGTATGTAGATGCTGAAATTACTATTGACGGAAAATTTGAAGAGAAAATATGGGGGCAGTTACCCGAATATACCGGTTTTTATAATTATTTACCTACAGATATCGGATTGGCCAAAAATCAAACTTCAGTAAAACTATTTCATAATAAAGAATATTTATTTGTAAGAGCTGTCTATTATGATACAACTGAAAAAACTCAGGTTAATACATTAAAAAGAGATGTGTCTATTGCATTTAGTGACGCATTTATTATGATTTT
The sequence above is a segment of the Tenacibaculum sp. 190130A14a genome. Coding sequences within it:
- a CDS encoding helix-turn-helix domain-containing protein → MIGISLFYYLKASVENRKEIPKSWKVHFVILLIFICVVGIVKPYKTSADFWRWFVWVIYGSWGLYLLMSTYVLKPILSKIILRKAKCSTSEFWLIGVLVGNWLIYGAYIIGYYYLYLIGTITFSIVFYGLLFFFLLKSNRESIFKDLPERYSSKKIEEDEVSILKRKLDTLMKEEEVYKKSDVKLSMISKKIGVSSHKLSQFLNDNLGKSFATFLNEYRIEEAKRLLKENDNITLESIGFEAGFSSKSNFYATFKKLVGQTPAQYQKAHFQ
- a CDS encoding nuclear transport factor 2 family protein; this encodes MKILFTSIFVVLTSSCFSQGGQQSLKGELLFNTYNAKRKKVINYDKSFVSDDQLIYESINKQESANVSEKEQIKRVLKKYMNGSSYNKLKMLESAFSENATLYLTSREGFKRYTPKDYVGFFKNGVPGKFNGREAKILAIEMVKDIATAKVEIAFPVRKMIYVDLFLLKKFEDGWKIISKTATRVDNGE